The nucleotide window TATAATGGCCATAAGGGCATGGATGTACATAATAGGAACTTCTTCATCCCCAGCCAGGTAATCTCTAATGGTGTGAATCCTGTCTTTTAATGTGGTTTTTGACATTGTACTTAAACTCCTTTAATGAACATTGTGGTAGCGTAAGTTCGATCATGACCTAACGTAATTTAGCCATTACTATACATTTTAACAAGATAGTTAAAAAGTATTCTGTAAAAATAGCCATATCTGTAAATATAAATTTAACACAGATCAATAACATGGAACAGAAAGCAAAAATAGTCTCCATTTTAAATCGAATTGATGGAAGAGGATACAAAGCGTATCTGGATCTTAAGGGTAGTTATGATTTTGATTTATTTTCACTCACAATTCAACACGTGCAGAGGGATCCCTTTGCCAGCCCTTCCAGGTTAGTAGTGGAAGTTTATGAGAATTCATTCCCTGCCGAACTTTACCAGAACAGTGCCCGGAAGATTGCACTGGAAGATTACATTTCCCGGGCCTTCAGGATGGGTATTGGAAAGTTCACAGACAACCGGCGAGGAAGTGGGAAAAGTGGTATTGTTCATATTGATGCAGGTAATCAGGAAATACTCCAGCGCAGCAGTGTGAATATCTTTCCAGATAAGTTAGAGATACGTTTCCAGCTGGGTTTACCCGCCAGGGGCAGGAGAATAATGGGGCGTGAAGCTCAGAGGATATTGATGAAGATTTTGCCTGAAATTGTTTCCTATTCCTGTTGTTATAAGAATCTTCCTTCAGATGAATTAATCCACCATGTTCAAACTTTTGAAGATGCAGAGTACCTGCGTAGCCAGCTTAAAGAGCAGGATTTGGTGGCTTTCATTGCAGATGGTGCTATTCTTCCCCGAGAAAGTGGTGTTTCAGATAGGCCACTTTCTAATGCCTTGCCTTTCAAATCACCACTGTCACTCCAGGTTGCTATGGAAACAGGACAGGAGTGTTCTGTTATAGGTATGGGTATTCCAGAAGGTGTTAGTCTTATTGTGGGTGGAGGTTACCATGGAAAGTCCACTTTACTCCGGGCTGTGGAGCTGGGTGTGTACAACCATATTCCGGGAGATGGCAGAGAACAGGTGGTTACCAGGGCAGATGCGGTTAAAATCAGGGCCGAAGATGGACGCCGTGTTGAAAAGGTTGATGTTAGTAGTTTTATTCATAATCCTCCGAGAATTGGGGATACAACTAATTTTTCCACGGATAATGCCTCGGGTTCTACCTCGCAGGCTGCCAACATTATCGAATCACTGGAAGCAGGATCCAAACTTCTTTTATTTGATGAAGATACTTCAGCTACTAACTTTATGATTCGAGATGAGAGAATGCAGCGCCTGGTTAAAAAGGATAAAGAGCCAATCACACCATTTATTGACCGGGTTGATGAGCTTTACATGGACCATGGAGTTTCTTCAGTACTGGTAATGGGTGGTTCTGGTGATTACTTCCAGAAGGCAGACACTGTGATTATGATGGATAATTACCAGCCCCACAACGTCACCATGGAGGCCAGGAAGATTTCAGAAGAAATGCAGGTTAATCGTGAAACAGAATCACAGGGTAAATTCAGTTACAGGCAGCGTTATCCTCACTCTGGATCCATCAAACCGTATAAAGGAAAACGATTGAAGCTGGATAGTAGGGGTGTTTTTAATCTGATTATTGGTTCTCAAACAGTTGATCTTTCCCAGGTAGAGCAGCTGGTTGAATCCGGACAGACTAGAGCCATCAGTTACGCTCTTTACCAGTTCCATAAAAACTTTGTGCAGAATCATGAGGGAAATTCTGTTAAGAATGGTTCTAAAACCAGGAATATGGCCGGTGTTCTTGATTATCTGGAAAAGCGGATCAGCAATGAAGGACTTGATTTTCTGGCACCAGATGGACGTGATCGGCCACATAACCTCACAAAACCACGCAGGTACGAGATTGCTGCAGCTATGAATCGCCTGCGAACATTTAAAGTGGATAATTAATGGTAGAAAATAATTATTGATGTTTGAAAATGATAAAATCATTGTAATGATTAAATGGTAGAAAATTTAAAACCCTTGAAATGATTAAATGGGGTTGAAAATGATTAATAATCAGCCACGGTATTAATGGTTAAAAACAGGATATTCAGTTCATGTATCTTCAGTTACTATAATTATTTGTTTAGTAAATTGATGATTAATCAAGCAAGGCGAGGATTATATGAATTGGAATAATATCCTTAAATATATGGATGAAATGGATTAAGGGAATGGTTTTTAGAGGAAATATTTTAAACCAATAATAACATAATGTAATCCACAAATATTTGAGGTGATTTCATGGTTTACTGTCATAATTGTGGTACTAAAAATGATGATGATGCTGAATTTTGTTCTAAATGTGGAGAACCGCTGCGAGATGTCAGGGATGATTATGGTGGAAGACGCCATCACCACCGTGATGATCGATACTACCGTCAGAGGAATGAATGTTTCGGACTTCCACACGGTAATGTAATTGGACCACTTATAGGTGGAATTATACTAATCTTAATAGGCCTAGCCTCATTTACTGGATTCCAGAACATGTGGAACTATATCTGGCCAGCAATTATCATCAT belongs to uncultured Methanobacterium sp. and includes:
- a CDS encoding ABC-ATPase domain-containing protein, translated to MEQKAKIVSILNRIDGRGYKAYLDLKGSYDFDLFSLTIQHVQRDPFASPSRLVVEVYENSFPAELYQNSARKIALEDYISRAFRMGIGKFTDNRRGSGKSGIVHIDAGNQEILQRSSVNIFPDKLEIRFQLGLPARGRRIMGREAQRILMKILPEIVSYSCCYKNLPSDELIHHVQTFEDAEYLRSQLKEQDLVAFIADGAILPRESGVSDRPLSNALPFKSPLSLQVAMETGQECSVIGMGIPEGVSLIVGGGYHGKSTLLRAVELGVYNHIPGDGREQVVTRADAVKIRAEDGRRVEKVDVSSFIHNPPRIGDTTNFSTDNASGSTSQAANIIESLEAGSKLLLFDEDTSATNFMIRDERMQRLVKKDKEPITPFIDRVDELYMDHGVSSVLVMGGSGDYFQKADTVIMMDNYQPHNVTMEARKISEEMQVNRETESQGKFSYRQRYPHSGSIKPYKGKRLKLDSRGVFNLIIGSQTVDLSQVEQLVESGQTRAISYALYQFHKNFVQNHEGNSVKNGSKTRNMAGVLDYLEKRISNEGLDFLAPDGRDRPHNLTKPRRYEIAAAMNRLRTFKVDN
- a CDS encoding zinc ribbon domain-containing protein — translated: MVYCHNCGTKNDDDAEFCSKCGEPLRDVRDDYGGRRHHHRDDRYYRQRNECFGLPHGNVIGPLIGGIILILIGLASFTGFQNMWNYIWPAIIIIVGLLIVVGAIYSSSKRK